AATCTTTTTAAAAAGGcatttcaattttcatgtgAATCAGTTCCCTTCAATAACGAAACAGTTCATGGTTTTGTTTTGCATTCATCATCATGTTTTACAATCCTAAATCACGCAACCTTGTTTTGAGGATCAACATACAAATGTTAAGCCTCTCAACTCATTATGCAAAAAGCACAGAGCTAGCTGACAAAACATTCCTTCTAGTGCATATGTAACCCAAACACATATACAGACAACGTCCACCGCCCATAACATGAGATTATGACCATGGTTGTTATTCATGCAAGAAAAACATGCCCCTCTGGCTTTGTAAGAAAAGCAATTTACCTTcacataaacatgaaaataaatcatatatatatatggttccAAAATGCTACCCTTCAAGCCACTTCCTCAAGATGAGTCTAAGAGCACAATCTTCAGCTCTTGTGACATTGGTGTTGGTGCTGTTGCTGATCAAAATAGAGGGAAATCCGACACCAAAAGAAGTCCATGAGAATGGCACTGATGCCTCATCTTCATCAACATCATTGATGGAGAAAGATGAGAACCAAATCATTGGATGCAGGGGAAGACCACTGATATGTAGCAGAGGAGAGTTTCCACCAAGGTCTATATGCTGTGGAGACCGTTGTGTGGATGTGACTAGAGACAGAGAGAATTGTGGGGTATGTGGGGTTAGGTGCACGTTTAATCGTCAATGCTGCAACCGTTTGTGCTTAAACACAAATGTGAACATTTTCAACTGTGGTAGGTGTGGAAGAGTATGCCCCCTTGGGAGGTTATGTGTATTTGGATTGTGTGCCTTTGAGCAAGCAGTGCCAACGCCAACGCCAGTGTCACCATTACCGCCATCAccgccggtgtcaccatcaccGCCAGTATCAGTATCACCATTGTTTCCTCCCGTGCCTCCAGCAAAGTCACCACAGCCACTGGATTACCAACCTGAAATGGGTTAAGTACTGTTGTAATAGATTGTGGATGGGGTCTCATGGTTACCTCTCCCCTGCTTTGAAGTTCGTATCTTTGTCAttctaaaataagtatttaagcCTTTATTAAGGTTTTCATGTGCAACTGTTTGTGTCAAGCAGATGTTGGTATGAATTGTATGATGTTGGTTTGATACTTTCTATGTTAGTGGCAAaacatgttaattttatatgagAAAGAACATTATAACCGAGTAACTTCCGGGTTA
The genomic region above belongs to Glycine max cultivar Williams 82 chromosome 14, Glycine_max_v4.0, whole genome shotgun sequence and contains:
- the LOC100305653 gene encoding stigma-specific stig1-like protein precursor; translated protein: MSLRAQSSALVTLVLVLLLIKIEGNPTPKEVHENGTDASSSSTSLMEKDENQIIGCRGRPLICSRGEFPPRSICCGDRCVDVTRDRENCGVCGVRCTFNRQCCNRLCLNTNVNIFNCGRCGRVCPLGRLCVFGLCAFEQAVPTPTPVSPLPPSPPVSPSPPVSVSPLFPPVPPAKSPQPLDYQPEMG